A region of Stegostoma tigrinum isolate sSteTig4 chromosome 5, sSteTig4.hap1, whole genome shotgun sequence DNA encodes the following proteins:
- the tmem200ca gene encoding transmembrane protein 200A: MIATGGLLRISARRQDSFRSRNRVNKRKKKAKKKCKSDVVVVKGKLKLFSISGLIAAFGILVLLVGIAMTVMGYWPKGTDIFETIKVQSNDTTNSTVLEMTTLEIISKFLASYLHSEKLKVLGPLIMGIGIFLFICANTVLHENRDKKTKIINIRDIYSTVIDVHNLRTKDCGPLNGFVNYVQSKSMDNLKSSDSFCAAMLAKSTLRTPVGNAVKPMDPKENVGKKHCDFVANLQQQIPKDRKTSDTVYSICRDQIRVNDRIQMPQMCGTKSIVTSSINAFTLPIIKLNNCVLEEGATRYSNNENEAQTSEICNETQQEFERFASDQMGSIESISADVTMGSDHHGDDNQDIETETSNTFRLNDNQLVSSKISQQPSAQVSQVSPIPFQRTESSLSLHTLSVHSKLTNLDDYPATSTVQDEEKDPNCAHLVCTSSKGYVTLSNEDCLQSAPVLSEAIATSGDDCTENLHRDTIREGTMPINEQKMDKPQRCVQRQYTKREKLLMISGSHNTLRMENVEIDSNS; encoded by the coding sequence ATGATTGCAACTGGGGGGCTTCTTCGTATTTCAGCCAGAAGACAAGATTCGTTTCGATCACGTAATCGTGTTAATAAAcgcaaaaagaaagcaaaaaagaaaTGCAAGAGTGATGTAGTAGTGGTTAAAGGCAAATTGAAGCTGTTCTCCATTTCTGGACTGATTGCTGCATTTGGAATCCTTGTACTATTAGTGGGAATAGCAATGACAGTGATGGGCTACTGGCCTAAAGGCACTGACATTTTTGAAACTATTAAGGTCCAATCAAATGATACTACAAATAGCACCGTTTTAGAAATGACAACATTGGAGATTATTTCTAAATTTTTAGCAAGCTATTTGCATTCTGAGAAACTCAAGGTTTTAGGACCCCTTATTATGGGAATTGGTATCTTTTTGTTCATCTGTGCCAATACGGTTCTTCATGAAAATAGAGACAAAAAAACCAAAATAATTAATATACGAGATATCTATTCTACAGTTATAGATGTACACAATTTGAGGACAAAAGATTGTGGGCCACTTAATGGTTTTGTCAACTATGTACAATCCAAAAGCATGGATAATCTCAAATCTTCTGATTCTTTCTGTGCAGCAATGTTGGCCAAAAGTACCTTGCGGACACCTGTTGGTAATGCTGTAAAGCCAATGGATCCAAAAGAAAATGTGGGTAAAAAGCATTGCGATTTTGTGGCAAACTTGCAGCAACAAATCCCCAAAGATAGAAAGACATCTGATACTGTTTACAGTATTTGCAGAGACCAAATCAGAGTAAATGATAGAATTCAAATGCCCCAGATGTGTGGGACTAAGTCAATTGTTACTTCTTCCATTAATGCATTCACACTGCCCATCATCAAACTGAACAACTGTGTCTTGGAAGAGGGTGCTACCAGATATAGTAACAATGAGAATGAAGCACAAACATCAGAAATATGTAATGAAACTCAACAAGAATTTGAACGTTTTGCTTCTGATCAAATGGGAAGTATTGAATCCATTTCAGCGGATGTAACCATGGGAAGTGATCACCATGGAGATGATAACCAGGACATAGAGACAGAGACTTCAAATACATTTAGGTTAAATGACAACCAGTTGGTATCCAGCAAAATTTCCCAACAACCCTCTGCCCAAGTGTCCCAGGTTTCTCCAATTCCATTTCAGAGAACAGAATCCAGTCTTTCTCTCCATACTTTGTCAGTTCACTCTAAACTTACGAATCTTGATGACTATCCTGCCACATCCACAGTGCAGGATGAGGAGAAAGATCCAAATTGTGCACATTTAGTTTGCACCAGCAGTAAGGGCTATGTAACATTGAGTAATGAGGACTGTCTTCAGTCTGCTCCTGTGCTATCAGAAGCCATAGCTACATCTGGTGATGATTGTACAGAGAATCTTCATAGAGATACCATACGAGAAGGTACAATGCCAATCAATGAACAAAAGATGGACAAACCTCAAAGGTGTGTGCAAAGACAGtacacaaagagagagaaattgcTCATGATTTCTGGTTCCCACAATACTCTTAGAATGGAAAATGTTGAAATTGATAGTAATTCGTAA